One window of the Amycolatopsis mediterranei genome contains the following:
- a CDS encoding gamma-glutamyltransferase family protein → MFTTRPELTGTFGMVASTHWLASATGMAVLEDGGNAFDAAVAAGFVLQVAEPHLCGPAGQVPGLFVTADDPTPRALASQGPSPAGATPEHFAALGLDLIPGSGLLPATVPGAWDGWLLLLRDYGTKPLREVLKYAIGYARNGVPLVSRVGDTISAVSRLFVEHWPTSAALWMPDGKPASGLHRNPALADTWERLLRETESVSGREAQLDAGRRAWSQGFVAEAIDSFSRTAFRDDSGRDHAGLLTGEDLASWSASYEDPAFVDVGDWRLVKLGGWTQGPALLQQALLLHGFGDELSYVDGVPSERTVHLATEAAKLAFADREAWYGDTDVPLDVLLSPSYTDARRALITDTASPSLRPGDARGPARLPAILDSLQGIEAGDGATGEPTVGPRGQTRGDTVHLDVVDAAGNLVSLTPSGGWLQSSPTIPSLGFCLDSRGQMFWLEQGLPNSLAPRKRPRITLSPSLALRDGVPTLAFGTPGGDQQDQWQLCFWLAHVYGGLNLQESIDSPAWHTTAFPSSFYPRSWNPRELVVESRLGSSTLDALRERGHAVVDAGDWALGRLSAVSRTGGIMRAAANARGMQGYATGR, encoded by the coding sequence ATGTTCACGACGAGGCCGGAGCTGACCGGCACCTTCGGGATGGTGGCATCGACGCACTGGCTGGCTTCGGCCACCGGGATGGCGGTGCTGGAGGACGGCGGCAACGCGTTCGACGCGGCGGTCGCCGCCGGCTTCGTCCTCCAGGTCGCCGAGCCGCACCTGTGCGGCCCGGCGGGCCAGGTGCCCGGCCTCTTCGTGACGGCGGACGATCCGACCCCGCGGGCGCTGGCGAGCCAGGGCCCGTCGCCCGCGGGGGCCACGCCGGAGCATTTCGCGGCGCTGGGCCTGGACCTGATCCCGGGCAGCGGCTTGCTCCCGGCGACCGTCCCGGGTGCGTGGGACGGCTGGCTCCTGCTGCTTCGCGACTACGGCACGAAGCCGCTTCGCGAGGTGCTCAAGTACGCGATCGGCTACGCGCGCAACGGCGTCCCGCTGGTATCGCGGGTCGGCGACACGATCAGCGCCGTGTCCCGCCTGTTCGTCGAGCACTGGCCGACGTCCGCGGCGCTCTGGATGCCGGACGGCAAGCCCGCGTCCGGCCTGCACCGGAACCCGGCGCTGGCCGACACGTGGGAGCGGCTGCTGCGCGAGACGGAGTCCGTGTCCGGCCGGGAAGCACAGCTCGACGCGGGACGTCGTGCCTGGTCGCAGGGCTTCGTCGCGGAGGCGATCGACTCGTTCAGCCGGACGGCCTTCCGCGACGACTCCGGCCGCGACCATGCGGGCCTGCTGACGGGCGAGGACCTGGCGTCGTGGTCGGCGTCGTACGAGGACCCGGCCTTCGTCGACGTCGGCGACTGGCGCCTGGTCAAGCTGGGCGGCTGGACGCAGGGACCGGCGCTGCTGCAACAGGCGCTGCTGCTGCACGGCTTCGGCGACGAACTGTCCTATGTAGACGGAGTCCCGTCGGAGCGCACGGTGCACCTGGCGACCGAAGCGGCGAAGCTGGCCTTCGCCGACCGCGAGGCCTGGTACGGCGACACCGACGTGCCTCTGGACGTGCTCCTTTCGCCGTCCTACACCGACGCCCGGCGCGCCTTGATCACCGACACGGCGTCCCCGAGCTTGCGTCCGGGCGACGCCCGCGGCCCGGCCCGCCTCCCGGCGATCCTGGACTCCCTGCAGGGCATCGAAGCGGGCGACGGCGCAACGGGCGAGCCGACGGTCGGCCCCCGGGGCCAGACCCGCGGCGACACGGTCCACCTCGACGTCGTCGACGCGGCGGGCAACCTGGTGTCGCTCACCCCGTCCGGCGGCTGGCTGCAGTCCAGCCCGACGATCCCGTCGCTGGGCTTCTGCCTCGATTCGCGGGGCCAGATGTTCTGGCTGGAGCAGGGCCTGCCCAATTCGCTGGCCCCGCGCAAGCGGCCGCGCATCACGCTGTCGCCGTCCCTGGCCCTGCGCGACGGAGTCCCGACGCTGGCCTTCGGCACGCCCGGCGGCGACCAGCAGGACCAGTGGCAGCTGTGCTTCTGGCTGGCCCACGTCTACGGCGGGCTCAACCTGCAGGAGTCGATCGACTCGCCGGCGTGGCACACGACGGCGTTCCCGAGCTCGTTCTACCCGCGCTCGTGGAACCCCCGCGAGCTGGTGGTGGAGTCCCGGCTGGGATCGTCCACTTTGGACGCCCTACGCGAGCGCGGCCACGCCGTGGTCGACGCCGGCGACTGGGCCCTGGGTCGCCTGTCCGCGGTTTCCCGCACGGGCGGCATCATGCGAGCCGCGGCCAACGCACGCGGAATGCAGGGGTACGCGACCGGCCGTTAG